ATGGTGAGCGGCGGCGGCAAGGGCGGCGTGCTGCCGCTGGCGTCCCTGAACCACATCAGCATAGTGTGCAGGTCGGTGGAGGAGTCGCTCGACTTCTACATGAACGTCCTCGGGTTCACCCCCATCCGCCGCCCCGGCTCTTTCGACTTCGACGGCGCATGGTAATCATACCGGACCAGCTCAATACATAGGAGCGTCAGTGTTAATTGCACTGCTCTGAATCTCTGTTAATGGTTTTCTTGTTGCTGTGAGTGAAGGCTGTTCAACTACGGGATCGGCATCCACCTGCTGCAGTCGGAGCATCCCGAGAGCTTACCGGCGAAGAAGGAGATCAACCCCAAGGATAACCACATCTCCTTCCAGGTACGTTGTGGTAGTTAATTACGATTTGGTTGCgaacaactctctctctctctctctctctctcaaggagTATTAGGGTGTGACGAAAGGGACGTCGGCGTCCTGTCGCCGGCGACGGCCCGCATGTGTTCCGCGAGTAACAGTGCCGTTATGTGCGATCGATGGCCGACAACGACGGGTCGGGCTGATGTGCACACGTACGTGCACGGCGCATAAATCTTTCATTTCGCGCGTTGGTTCCTTGTTCCGTCGCGATACACGGGATGCCCTGGCATGCACGATGGATACCAGGTCTAGTCACCGCTCACCACACAGAAACTGAAGTTGGATGCTGAGTCAGAATGTCTCACTAGCTGAGATCAATCTTCGTTTATCAAATACAGTATAAGAAAAGCTTCTGAGACTAACGGCGGCGCAAAATTGTTGTGTTTTGTGTGCAGTGCGAGAGCAtggtggcggtggagcggcggCTCAAGGAGCTGGGCATCCCGTACATCCAGCGGTGCGTGGAGGAGGGCGGCATCTACGTCGACCAGATCTTCTTCCACGACCCCGACGGCTTCATGATCGAGATCTGCAACTGCGACAAGCTCCCGGTCGTCCCGCTCGCCGGCCAGACCTTCGCCATGGCCGCCTGCAAGAGGGTCGCCTCCGTCAAGCAACAGCAGCTGCCCATGCCAGTCGCACAAGTAGCGCAAGCAACCCCCGCTCCGGCGGCGGCCGCGGCTTCGCAGTGCATTCCGGCGCCGAACCCGGCCTTGCAGcgcgtcggcggcgaggaggcggcgcatATCTCGTGCGCGTGAGGGGTGGGGGGCCGGGGTAGCCAGGCCGCCCAACTGGTGGGTGGCGCGCTCCGTGGAGTTGTGGTTTTTGTACATTGTGATATGACATTGTGCGTATGAATAAAGCGAGAGGAGCAGAGTGTAGTTTCAGCTTCAAATCTGCGTCTCGGAGCGGATGAGCCCTCTGTTTGCTCTGTTTTTGCTCCCCATCCTTCGAACTAATAGGCAGTACTCCCTCCTAAAGTTCTCCTCTTAGATTTTACTCCCCCGTTTCTAAATGCAAGTTCTTTTAgaaatttcaatatgaactacgtaCTGATGTATATATGCGTAGTTTAAAGTGTAGATTCgtttattttgcttcgtatgtactttATTAAAATCTATAAAAAATTATATTTTCGTAGTTTAAAGTGTAGATTCgtttattttgcttcgtatgtacttcATATTAAAATCTATAAAATATTATATTtataaaagacttatatttaggaacagggcaCTGATATGTCTTGTCTAAATCGAGACGAGCTTGATGAAGGCGAGCTCCAGATGGGGCCAGCCCATTGCGCCTCTGACCAGAAGCTAGACGCCATATTCCCATCCTTTTTATGTTTTCTGCTTTTTTGTTTTCTATTACTTCATTTATATTTTTAGATATTCCATATTACAAAAGGAACACTTCACATAAAAAACTTAAAAAATTGTTAATGGAGTATTTAAAAATACTAAATATGTACAGAAAAATTATCATGTAAAAAGAaagtgtatacaaaaaatatagaaccTGAAATGTGTACAGAAAAATATTGACCACTTACTTAAAAAATGTTAATCcaagaatttaaaaaaaaattaaacaaGTGTTTAAAAATGTTATTGTAAATTgtgcatataaaaaatattgaccgTGTAGTCAAAAATATTAAAATTCCATTTGAAACTATAAATGTGTATTATATCTTAAAAAATGTTAATCCAAGAATTTAAAGAAATGTTAgacaagtgtttgaaaaatgtttaacttgtatttgtaaATTGTCTATATAACAAATATTGACCACGTAGTCAAAAAATATTAAAATTCCATTTGAAACTATAAATGTGTATTATATATAGTCAAAGAGTTATTTGACCAGTGGGTCCATCGACGATGCCGTCTTCGCTCTGTCACACCATGCCCTTGCTCGACTGCCCTGTCGCCATGTACCTCCGTCGTGCATACCTAATAGACTCGCTATGCCGCCGCCCTCGCCTTAACTTGCCTCCggtcctcctcgccgccgtccccATCCAACGACTTCGTGGGCTCACTGAACGGCGGCTGGCGGTGCTAAAGCTTGCGGAGCAGTAACTATGGTGTGATATTGAGCAAAAAAAAGGAGAGGGGAATGATCATGAGCTCACTGCGGTTCTTTTGGTGCAGACGAAGAGGTCTGGGAAGCACGATGTGCGTCGAATTTGTCGATGGCTTCTGGTGGCCGTAGTCGGGGAAGATGACCCGATTCGCCCGGCTTGGGGCAGCCGGATCCTATTCCTTTGTCTGGGTCGTCGAGGGCGACAAGGTGGAGCTCTGTGGCGCGTTGGTTTGGCGAGTGGTGGCCGCTTGCCACGAAGACGACACCGGCATCATGGTGCTCTTGGGGGCTTCGAGATTGCGGGAAAGAGATGGGAATGGTCATGGGGGAGATGTTGGAagtatgcccaagaggcaataataaattggttattatcatatttccctgttcatgataaacatctattatccatgctagaattgtattgatcggaaactcacatacatgtgtgaatacatagacaaatacagTGTCCCTTGTGACGGCATcgatcatcgtctggccagacacacatgacttcgtcacggggatgctggaacacaataacgagaaagaagaacaaaaccggtaacgaggaatTCGGTATAGTGAGCATACTGATGActcaggtgaaggaaatatgccctagaggcaataataaagttattatttatttccgaaaaaagtccattttactatcCTGAAAAAAGTTGGTGGTTCACATAACCCCCTAATCTTTTTTTCGGTTCCCTTACCCCCCTAAACAATCCCAAACCGGGCAAAAACCGTCCCTGGTTGGTTTTGCCCATACCGGATGCTGACGTGGACACAGTCAAAGGCGGCATTTGGCGTGCGGGTGGGTCCCTCTCAGATAGACACTCTCATTGATTGTTGGGCCCGGTCAAATATGACACATGGGGCCCACATCTCGGTTGCATGGAGATTAACAAGGGACTAATTTAGAACTAATTGCATCATTAACAgaaggggacccacatgtcaatgtcTCAGACTAACCCTAGTGATgaaggggacccacatgtcaatgtcTCAGATTAACAGAAGGGGACCTaaactaatgatgccacatcagcgCGGTCCTGCTCCGAGATCGCCGGCGTGGATGGCTTCAGCGGTGGCGCATCAGCGCGGTCGTGCTCAGGCGCAGCCATGCGCAGAGGAGGCTGGGGCGACGGTCAAGGCGGCTGCGGAGGTCCTGGCCTCCCGTTGACCAAAGGCGGCCGGCCAGGGGTGTGGATGCGGTAGCATGGGCCGGCCATGGACGTGGAGGTGGCGGCGCTAC
This DNA window, taken from Triticum aestivum cultivar Chinese Spring chromosome 1D, IWGSC CS RefSeq v2.1, whole genome shotgun sequence, encodes the following:
- the LOC123180674 gene encoding methylmalonyl-CoA epimerase, mitochondrial, which produces MVNTTAAMVSGGGKGGVLPLASLNHISIVCRSVEESLDFYMNVLGFTPIRRPGSFDFDGAWLFNYGIGIHLLQSEHPESLPAKKEINPKDNHISFQCESMVAVERRLKELGIPYIQRCVEEGGIYVDQIFFHDPDGFMIEICNCDKLPVVPLAGQTFAMAACKRVASVKQQQLPMPVAQVAQATPAPAAAAASQCIPAPNPALQRVGGEEAAHISCA